A DNA window from Tachysurus vachellii isolate PV-2020 chromosome 20, HZAU_Pvac_v1, whole genome shotgun sequence contains the following coding sequences:
- the tmem218 gene encoding transmembrane protein 218 — MGGVLGVGAGVFLIALIWIGTLVLSLIMSRAAVATRLGIVPLVLLALTITLILVLFPRASELPSPVKETQIVDTFFIGRYVLLAVATVVFLVSLFLLLPFHLLEPVYAKPLRPH; from the exons ATGGGCGGGGTGCTGGGGGTGGGGGCAGGTGTCTTCCTCATTGCCCTTATATGGATAGGGACTCTGGTCCTTAGTCTCATCATGTCCCGTGCTGCTGTTGCAACCAG GCTTGGGATTGTTCCCTTGGTGCTGTTGGCTCTAACCATCACCTTGATCCTTGTGCTCTTCCCTCGAGCCTCTGAATTACCATCTCCTGTTAAAGAAACACAG ATTGTGGACACCTTCTTCATCGGCCGTTACGTGCTCCTGGCGGTAGCGACTGTAGTCTTCCTGGTGTCTCTATTCCTTCTCTTACCCTTCCACCTCCTGGAGCCGGTATATGCCAAGCCCCTGAGACCCCACTAG